A genomic stretch from Eubacterium sulci ATCC 35585 includes:
- a CDS encoding D-aminopeptidase, translating to MGLPKDCGLELHHKWKRGKLNKITDVKGLKVASVTIQDNEINTGVTAILPHEGNIFRSKVVAGASVLNGFGKSLGIVQLKELGNIETPIIMTNTLSVGEATTALTKYCLEQNEDIGVSTGTVNPLVTECNDGRLNDIRGLHVREEHVREALRLAEESSPDFEEGAVGAGTGMCCLGFKGGIGSASRCVELDGCEYTIGALVLSNFGEEGNLVIGGRHYGSELLPKVKERLKSDIDDSLAKDKGSIIMLIATDIPLSSRQLERIANRAAIALGRTGSYMGNGSGDIAIAFSTANRMPHYSDEKFVEMKAIHEDAIDKVFEPAVEALEESIISSLYHAKTTRGVRGKLVYGLREFI from the coding sequence ATGGGACTTCCAAAAGACTGCGGTCTTGAATTGCACCACAAATGGAAAAGAGGAAAGCTGAATAAGATTACAGATGTTAAGGGCCTAAAGGTCGCTAGCGTGACTATACAGGATAATGAGATAAACACAGGGGTTACAGCCATACTTCCTCATGAGGGAAATATCTTTAGATCAAAGGTGGTAGCTGGAGCTTCTGTACTCAACGGCTTTGGAAAAAGCCTTGGCATAGTTCAGCTTAAGGAGCTCGGAAATATAGAGACTCCTATAATAATGACAAATACCTTGTCCGTAGGAGAGGCTACGACTGCTTTGACAAAGTATTGCCTAGAGCAAAACGAGGACATAGGCGTAAGTACGGGAACTGTGAATCCGCTTGTGACTGAGTGTAATGATGGCAGGCTGAACGACATCAGAGGGCTTCATGTAAGAGAAGAACATGTTAGAGAAGCTCTTAGACTTGCAGAAGAAAGTAGTCCTGACTTTGAGGAGGGCGCAGTTGGTGCTGGCACAGGAATGTGCTGCCTGGGGTTCAAAGGCGGAATAGGATCTGCGTCTAGATGCGTAGAGCTGGATGGATGCGAATATACGATTGGAGCATTGGTTCTCTCAAATTTTGGTGAAGAGGGAAATCTAGTAATAGGCGGAAGACACTACGGAAGCGAGCTTTTGCCAAAGGTTAAAGAAAGGCTAAAGTCTGATATAGACGACTCTCTTGCAAAAGATAAGGGCTCAATCATAATGCTCATAGCAACGGACATACCGCTCTCGTCTCGCCAGCTTGAGAGAATTGCAAATAGAGCAGCGATAGCACTTGGCAGAACGGGCTCCTACATGGGTAACGGGTCAGGAGATATAGCCATTGCCTTTTCAACAGCAAACAGAATGCCTCACTACAGTGATGAAAAGTTTGTAGAGATGAAGGCTATTCATGAGGATGCGATAGACAAGGTGTTTGAGCCAGCGGTTGAAGCGCTAGAAGAGTCCATCATAAGCTCGCTCTACCATGCGAAGACAACCCGGGGAGTTCGCGGCAAGCTCGTTTACGGACTAAGAGAATTTATATAA